The following are encoded in a window of Chionomys nivalis chromosome X, mChiNiv1.1, whole genome shotgun sequence genomic DNA:
- the LOC130867716 gene encoding 60S ribosomal protein L3-like: MSHRKFSAPRHGSLGFLPRKRSSRHRGKVKSFPKDDPSKPVHLTAFLGYKAGMIHIVREVDRPGSKVNKKEVVEAVTIVETPPMVVVGIVGYVETPRGLRTFKTVFAEHISDECKRRFYKNWHKSKKKAFTKYCKKWQDDMGKKQLEKDFNSMKKYCQVIRIIAHTQMHLLPLRQKKAHLMEIQLNGGTVAEKLDWARERLEQQVPVNQVFGQDEMIDVIGVTKGKGYKGVTSRWHTKKLPRKTHRGLRKVACIGAWHPARVAFSVARAGQKGYHHRTEINKKIYKIGQGYLIKDGKLIKNNASTDYDLSDKSINPLGGFVHYGEVTNDFIMLKGCVVGTKKRVLTLRKSLLVQTKRRALEKIDLKFIDTTSKFGHGRFQTMEEKKAFMGPLKKDRIAKEEGA; this comes from the coding sequence ATGTCTCACAGGAAATTCTCTGCTCCCAGACATGGGTCTTTGGGCTTCCTGCCTCGGAAGCGCAGCAGCAGGCATCGTGGGAAAGTGAAGAGCTTCCCCAAGGATGACCCCTCCAAGCCTGTTCACCTCACAGCCTTTCTAGGCTACAAGGCTGGCATGATCCACATTGTCCGGGAGGTTGACAGACCAGGATCCAAGGTGAACAAGAAAGAAGTCGTGGAGGCTGTAACCATTGTGGAAACACCACCTATGGTAGTTGTGGGCATCGTGGGATATGTCGAAACCCCACGAGGTCTGCGCACCTTCAAGACAGTATTTGCTGAGCACATCAGTGATGAGTGTAAAAGGCGGTTCTACAAGAACTGGCACAAATCTAAGAAGAAGGCCTTCACCAAATACTGTAAGAAATGGCAGGATGACATGGGCAAGAAACAGCTGGAGAAGGACTTCAACAGCATGAAGAAGTACTGCCAGGTCATCCGCATAATTGCCCACACTCAGATGCATCTGCTTCCTCTGCGCCAGAAGAAGGCACACTTGATGGAGATCCAGCTAAATGGGGGCACTGTGGCTGAGAAGCTGGACTGGGCCCGGGAGAGGCTGGAGCAGCAGGTTCCTGTGAACCAGGTGTTTGGGCAGGATGAGATGATTGATGTCATTGGAGTGACAAAAGGCAAAGGCTACAAAGGGGTGACCAGTCGTTGGCATACCAAGAAACTGCCTCGCAAGACTCATCGAGGGTTGCGCAAGGTCGCCTGTATCGGCGCTTGGCACCCTGCCCGAGTGGCCTTCTCTGTGGCTCGGGCTGGGCAGAAGGGCTACCATCATCGGACAGAGATCAACAAGAAGATTTACAAGATTGGTCAGGGCTACCTTATCAAGGATGGCAAGCTGATCAAGAACAATGCATCTACCGACTATGACCTTTCTGACAAGAGCATCAACCCACTGGGTGGCTTTGTCCATTACGGTGAGGTAACCAATGACTTCATCATGCTCAAAGGCTGTGTGGTGGGAACCAAGAAGCGAGTGCTCACACTCCGCAAGTCCTTGCTGGTGCAGACCAAACGGCGGGCTCTGGAGAAGATTGACCTGAAATTCATTGATACCACCTCCAAGTTTGGCCACGGTCGTTTCCAGACCATGGAGGAGAAGAAAGCATTCATGGGACCACTCAAGAAAGACCGCATTGCCAAGGAGGAAGGTGCTTAA